A window of Halomonas sp. H10-9-1 contains these coding sequences:
- a CDS encoding L-serine ammonia-lyase: protein MPISVFDLFKVGVGPSSSHTVGPMQAACNFVAELEARELVEHTRRLEVELYGSLSATGIGHGTDHAVIMGLMGERPDQIDPDVIAPRIEALKSSGTLHLASRHDVAFDWQRDMRLLEESLPQHPNAMRLLAYGDGGELYRNTYYSVGGGFVIDEAQSAEGVLDTDHTEIPYDFQTGDELLRMCRDSGLRISELMLENEKAWRSEAEIREGLLTIWTAMQACIEKGMEAEGVLPGGLNVKRRARNLHQRMLASKDDHSLIASTMSAMDWVNLYALAVNEENAAGGRMVTAPTNGAAGIIPAVLQYYMQFRQGANERDVVDFLLAAAAVGILCKKNASISGAEVGCQGEVGSACAMAAAGLTELMGGSVDQVENAAEIGLEHNLGLTCDPVGGLVQVPCIERNAIASVKAINAAQMALRGDGEHFISLDKVIRTMRDTGADMQEKYKETSKGGLAVSAIEC, encoded by the coding sequence ATGCCAATCAGCGTCTTCGATCTGTTCAAGGTCGGCGTCGGGCCGTCCAGCTCGCACACCGTGGGCCCGATGCAGGCCGCCTGCAACTTTGTCGCCGAACTCGAGGCCAGGGAGCTGGTTGAGCACACCCGGCGCCTCGAGGTCGAGCTCTATGGTTCGCTCTCCGCCACCGGCATCGGCCATGGCACCGACCATGCGGTGATCATGGGCCTGATGGGCGAGCGACCCGACCAGATCGACCCGGATGTCATCGCCCCGCGGATCGAGGCCCTCAAGTCCTCGGGTACCCTGCATCTGGCCAGCCGCCATGATGTCGCCTTCGACTGGCAGCGCGACATGCGGCTGCTCGAGGAGAGCCTGCCCCAGCACCCCAACGCCATGCGGCTGCTCGCCTATGGCGACGGGGGCGAGCTCTACCGCAATACCTACTACTCGGTGGGTGGCGGCTTCGTCATCGATGAGGCCCAGTCTGCCGAGGGGGTGCTGGATACCGACCACACCGAGATCCCCTATGACTTCCAGACCGGCGACGAGCTGCTGCGCATGTGTCGCGACAGCGGCCTGCGCATCAGCGAGCTGATGCTGGAAAACGAGAAGGCGTGGCGCAGCGAGGCGGAGATCCGTGAGGGTCTGCTGACCATCTGGACGGCGATGCAGGCGTGCATCGAGAAGGGCATGGAAGCCGAGGGCGTGCTGCCCGGCGGGCTCAACGTCAAGCGTCGCGCCAGGAACCTGCACCAGCGGATGCTGGCCAGCAAGGACGACCACTCGCTGATCGCCTCCACCATGTCGGCCATGGACTGGGTCAACCTCTATGCGCTGGCGGTCAACGAGGAGAACGCCGCCGGCGGGCGCATGGTCACCGCGCCCACCAACGGCGCGGCGGGCATCATCCCGGCGGTGCTCCAGTACTACATGCAGTTCCGCCAGGGCGCCAATGAGCGCGACGTGGTGGACTTTCTGCTGGCCGCCGCCGCCGTGGGCATCCTGTGCAAGAAGAACGCCTCCATCTCAGGCGCCGAGGTGGGCTGCCAGGGCGAGGTGGGCTCGGCCTGCGCCATGGCTGCCGCCGGCCTCACCGAATTGATGGGTGGCAGCGTCGACCAGGTGGAGAACGCCGCCGAGATCGGCCTGGAACACAACCTGGGACTGACCTGCGACCCGGTGGGGGGCCTGGTGCAGGTGCCCTGCATCGAGCGCAACGCCATCGCCTCGGTGAAGGCGATCAACGCCGCCCAGATGGCCCTGCGCGGCGATGGTGAGCACTTCATCTCGCTGGACAAGGTGATCCGCACCATGCGCGATACCGGTGCGGATATGCAGGAGAAGTACAAGGAGACCTCGAAGGGTGGGCTCGCCGTCAGCGCCATCGAGTGCTGA
- the istB gene encoding IS21-like element helper ATPase IstB: protein MPDAQTLPLLLRQLRLPTMAACWPQLETRARAENWSLPQTLAALCEHELAERERRRLARHLKEARLPVGKTLESFEFDAIAAEQRRQLSALAGDTQWVDQAHNLLLFGPSGVGKSHVAAGLGHTLVDQGYRVRYATASSLVQELQAAKQALRLSDALIKLDKYAVLVIDDIGYVQRSEAETSVLFELIAHRYESASLIITANQPFSAWDSIFPDSMMAVAAIDRLVHHATLMELSGESYRKRAYQRQLQGGKTGSSD, encoded by the coding sequence ATGCCTGATGCCCAGACGCTGCCGCTGCTACTGCGACAGCTCCGCCTGCCCACCATGGCCGCCTGCTGGCCCCAGCTGGAAACCCGCGCCCGAGCCGAAAACTGGAGCCTGCCACAAACACTGGCCGCCCTATGCGAGCACGAGCTGGCCGAGCGTGAGCGACGCCGGCTGGCCCGGCACCTCAAGGAGGCCCGGCTGCCGGTGGGCAAGACGCTGGAGTCCTTCGAGTTCGACGCCATCGCGGCCGAGCAGCGCCGGCAACTGAGCGCCTTGGCCGGCGACACGCAGTGGGTCGACCAGGCTCACAACCTGCTGCTGTTTGGGCCCTCCGGCGTCGGCAAGAGCCACGTGGCGGCCGGGCTCGGGCATACGCTGGTCGACCAGGGTTACCGGGTGCGCTACGCCACCGCCTCAAGCCTGGTCCAGGAGCTCCAGGCTGCCAAGCAGGCACTGCGCCTGAGCGACGCCCTGATCAAGCTCGACAAGTACGCCGTGCTGGTGATCGACGATATCGGCTACGTCCAACGCAGCGAGGCCGAGACGTCAGTGCTGTTCGAGCTGATCGCCCATCGCTACGAGTCGGCCAGCCTGATCATCACCGCCAACCAGCCGTTCAGCGCCTGGGACAGTATCTTCCCCGACAGCATGATGGCAGTGGCCGCCATCGACCGGTTGGTGCACCACGCCACGCTGATGGAGCTGAGCGGGGAGAGCTACCGTAAGCGTGCTTATCAACGACAATTACAAGGAGGAAAAACTGGGTCGTCGGACTGA
- a CDS encoding aspartate aminotransferase family protein → MTAQQFRHAAGLSAEQLDAYWMPYTGNRQFKRDPRIIVGAEGSYLIDADGRRVFDSLSGLWTSGAGHSRPEIADAVSRQLRELDYAPAFQFGHPKAFELAHRLRELTPAGLDHAFFTGSGSESADTSLKIARAYWRKKGKPTKTKLIGRAKGYHGVNFGGISLGGIGANRALFGQGVEADHLPHTLMAENAFTRGMPERGAEKAEELLELIALHDASNIAAVIVEPLAGSAGVLPPPKGYLQRLREICDANDILLIFDEVITGFGRMGAMTGADAFGVVPDMMNFAKQLTNGAVPMGGVMVTGEIYNTFMEQGGPDYMLELPHGYTYSGHPVACAAAMASLDILEQENLIERVRQMSPVFEDALHSLKGTRYISDIRNYGLAGALQIEHYPGEPARRPFEIAMKCWEKGFYVRYGADTIQLGLPFIVEKEEIDRVVNVLGEVIGELD, encoded by the coding sequence ATGACCGCACAGCAGTTTCGCCACGCCGCCGGCTTGAGCGCCGAGCAACTGGATGCCTACTGGATGCCCTACACCGGCAACCGTCAGTTCAAGCGCGACCCGCGGATCATCGTCGGCGCCGAGGGTAGCTACCTGATCGATGCCGATGGCCGTCGGGTCTTCGATAGCCTTTCCGGACTATGGACCAGCGGTGCCGGTCACTCTCGCCCCGAGATTGCCGATGCCGTCAGCCGGCAGCTGCGCGAGCTGGACTACGCCCCGGCCTTCCAGTTTGGCCACCCCAAGGCCTTCGAGCTGGCCCATCGCCTGCGTGAGTTGACCCCGGCCGGGCTGGACCACGCCTTCTTTACCGGCTCCGGCTCCGAGAGCGCCGATACTTCCCTGAAGATCGCCCGTGCCTACTGGCGCAAGAAGGGCAAGCCCACCAAGACCAAGCTGATCGGCCGGGCCAAGGGCTATCACGGCGTCAACTTTGGAGGCATCAGCCTGGGCGGCATCGGCGCCAACCGCGCCCTGTTTGGCCAAGGCGTAGAGGCCGACCATCTGCCGCATACCCTGATGGCCGAGAACGCCTTTACCCGCGGCATGCCCGAGCGCGGTGCCGAGAAGGCGGAGGAGTTGCTGGAGCTGATCGCCCTGCATGATGCCTCCAATATCGCCGCGGTTATCGTCGAGCCGCTGGCCGGCTCCGCCGGGGTGCTTCCGCCGCCCAAGGGCTACCTGCAGCGCCTGCGTGAGATCTGCGATGCCAACGATATCCTGTTGATCTTCGACGAGGTGATCACCGGCTTCGGGCGCATGGGCGCCATGACCGGTGCCGACGCCTTCGGGGTGGTACCCGACATGATGAACTTCGCCAAGCAGCTCACCAATGGCGCGGTACCCATGGGCGGTGTAATGGTCACCGGCGAGATCTACAACACCTTCATGGAGCAGGGTGGCCCCGACTATATGCTCGAGCTGCCCCATGGCTACACCTACTCCGGCCATCCGGTGGCCTGCGCCGCGGCCATGGCCTCCCTGGATATTCTGGAACAGGAGAATCTTATCGAGCGGGTACGCCAGATGAGTCCTGTCTTCGAGGACGCCCTGCATAGCCTCAAGGGGACTCGCTATATCAGCGATATTCGCAATTACGGCCTCGCCGGTGCCCTGCAGATCGAGCACTACCCCGGCGAGCCGGCCCGCCGCCCCTTCGAGATCGCCATGAAGTGCTGGGAGAAGGGCTTCTATGTGCGTTATGGCGCCGACACGATTCAGCTGGGCCTGCCCTTTATCGTCGAGAAAGAGGAGATCGATCGGGTCGTCAATGTGCTTGGCGAGGTCATCGGCGAGCTGGATTGA
- a CDS encoding LysR family transcriptional regulator, which yields MTQRRNTPMGQLGDTDLRLLRIYRKVVECGGFSAAEVALGISRAAISMAMNDLETRLGLRLCQRGRSGFALTDEGAEVYESTLQLLAAVEGFRTRVNGLHAQLKGELNIGITDNLVTMPEMHITDALSALKERGPEVRINIRMIPPSDIELAVLDGRLHTGVIPDLKVLPGLHYLSLYAEESRLYCSNEHALFDVEGIDEAALADHDAVVPAYAQTPEIKEVHEPLKEAASASDREGIAFLILSGRFIGYLPTHYAEGWVREGRMRALCPERWRYCTHYSAITRKGAPPNLVLESYLEELIRLVQR from the coding sequence ATGACCCAGCGCAGGAATACCCCCATGGGCCAGCTCGGAGACACCGATCTACGCCTGCTGCGGATCTACCGCAAGGTGGTGGAGTGCGGAGGGTTTTCTGCCGCCGAAGTGGCACTGGGTATCAGCCGCGCCGCCATCAGCATGGCGATGAACGACCTGGAGACACGGCTAGGCCTGCGTCTCTGCCAACGCGGGCGCAGTGGCTTCGCCCTGACAGACGAAGGCGCCGAGGTCTATGAATCGACCCTGCAGTTGCTCGCCGCCGTGGAAGGCTTTCGCACCCGAGTCAACGGCCTGCATGCCCAGCTCAAGGGCGAGCTCAACATCGGCATCACCGACAACCTGGTGACAATGCCCGAGATGCATATCACCGATGCGCTCAGTGCACTCAAGGAGCGCGGCCCCGAGGTACGCATCAATATCCGCATGATTCCCCCCAGCGATATCGAGCTCGCGGTGCTCGACGGCCGACTCCACACCGGGGTGATTCCCGATCTCAAGGTGCTCCCGGGGCTTCACTATCTTTCGCTCTACGCCGAGGAGTCGCGTCTCTACTGCTCCAATGAGCATGCACTGTTCGATGTGGAAGGTATCGACGAGGCGGCTCTGGCCGACCACGATGCCGTGGTCCCCGCCTACGCCCAGACTCCCGAGATCAAGGAAGTTCATGAGCCGCTGAAGGAGGCAGCCTCGGCCAGCGACCGCGAAGGCATCGCCTTCCTGATCCTCTCCGGCCGCTTTATCGGCTACCTGCCGACCCATTACGCGGAAGGTTGGGTCCGCGAGGGGCGCATGCGCGCCCTGTGCCCCGAGAGGTGGCGCTACTGCACCCACTACAGCGCCATTACGCGCAAGGGCGCACCGCCCAATCTCGTGCTGGAGAGCTATCTCGAGGAGCTGATCAGGCTGGTGCAGAGATAA
- a CDS encoding VOC family protein yields the protein MTQASLISPDEIRHRFAAAMSAMYQDEVPQYTTLLELVEQVNRETLEANPALAERLTEADELARLDVERHGAIRVGSAEELGMLRRLFAVMGMHPVGYYDLSEAGVPVHSTAFRPVDDAALSRNPFRIFTSLLRLELIESQALRERAAAILAERDIFTPGARELIALSEAQGGLSDEQAERFVAEALETFRWHRDATVDLATYEALHAEHRLIADVVCFRGPHINHLTPRTLDIDEVQRRMPAAGMNPKAVIEGPPRRDCPILLRQTSFTALEETIRFAGEQAGTHTARFGEIEQRGVALTPRGRELYDRLLTHSRERSTGGDNATHQQRLAEVFADFPDNESALRRQGLAFFEYRLTDAGRAADKVAEPDLETLIERGLVSARPITYEDFLPVSAAGIFQSNLGGGDNGAYAGNANRAAFEAALGAPVADELALYAERERASRDAVLQALAS from the coding sequence ATGACCCAGGCATCCCTGATTTCCCCCGATGAGATCCGTCACCGCTTCGCCGCCGCCATGTCGGCCATGTATCAAGACGAGGTGCCGCAGTACACCACCCTGCTGGAGCTGGTGGAGCAGGTGAACCGCGAGACGCTGGAGGCGAACCCGGCGCTGGCCGAACGACTGACCGAGGCCGATGAGCTGGCGCGCCTCGATGTCGAGCGTCACGGCGCCATCCGTGTCGGCAGCGCCGAGGAGCTTGGCATGCTACGCCGCCTGTTCGCGGTGATGGGCATGCACCCGGTGGGCTACTACGACCTCTCCGAGGCCGGGGTGCCGGTACACTCCACGGCCTTTCGCCCGGTCGATGATGCGGCCCTTTCGCGCAACCCGTTTCGCATCTTCACCTCGCTGCTGCGCCTGGAGCTGATCGAGAGTCAGGCGCTGCGCGAGCGAGCGGCGGCCATCCTGGCCGAACGTGACATCTTCACCCCCGGCGCACGGGAGCTGATCGCCCTCAGCGAGGCCCAGGGCGGGCTCAGCGACGAGCAGGCCGAGCGCTTTGTCGCCGAGGCGTTGGAGACCTTCCGCTGGCACCGCGATGCCACCGTGGATCTCGCCACCTATGAGGCCCTGCACGCCGAGCATCGACTGATCGCCGACGTGGTCTGCTTCCGCGGGCCACATATCAACCACCTGACGCCGCGCACCCTGGATATCGACGAGGTCCAGCGGCGCATGCCGGCTGCCGGCATGAACCCCAAGGCAGTGATCGAGGGCCCGCCGCGCCGCGACTGCCCGATCCTGCTGCGTCAGACCAGCTTTACCGCGCTGGAGGAGACGATTCGCTTCGCCGGGGAGCAGGCCGGTACGCACACCGCCCGCTTCGGTGAGATCGAGCAGCGCGGTGTGGCGCTTACGCCTCGTGGCCGCGAGCTTTACGACCGCCTGCTGACCCATAGCCGCGAGCGGAGTACCGGCGGCGACAACGCGACTCACCAGCAGCGACTGGCGGAGGTGTTCGCCGACTTCCCCGACAACGAGAGCGCGCTGCGCCGCCAGGGGCTGGCGTTCTTCGAATACCGCCTGACCGACGCCGGTCGTGCCGCGGACAAGGTCGCCGAACCGGACCTCGAGACGCTGATCGAACGTGGACTGGTCAGCGCACGGCCGATCACCTACGAGGACTTCCTGCCGGTCAGCGCGGCGGGCATCTTCCAGTCCAACCTGGGTGGCGGGGATAACGGTGCCTACGCCGGCAATGCCAACCGCGCGGCCTTCGAGGCGGCACTGGGCGCCCCGGTGGCCGACGAGCTGGCGCTCTACGCCGAGCGGGAACGCGCCAGCCGCGACGCCGTGCTGCAGGCGCTGGCCTCCTGA